A genomic window from Ignavibacteria bacterium includes:
- a CDS encoding HD domain-containing protein, with translation MPHVNIIKAAENFISDLFSEKLSPNMIYHNYAHTLDVVNNSIKIGTKSGLNDSELEIVTLAAWFHDSGYTVTYNGHEDAGKEIAAKFLNEHNYDPGKINLVLGCINSTKMPQAPQNLMEQVICDADLIHFGQEDFFEYSELLKTEWETLGINHVSEADWYKASVDLLSTHRFFTQYARRKFSQQQSINLLKAQKNYRKLLQQANDEAGKKAKLEFEKEKLEIERQKIASRKDEEKLAVEKEKIAFKKESAKVAERGIETMFRNTVRTHVEFSAMADSKANIMITVNTLIISLILTNLFSEMQEDSQFFLLIPTVMLLTVCLSCIIFGILVTKPKISTGVFSQEDIKSRKTNLLFFGNFFNMPLDDFQWGMDEMMHDKDYLYSSMVKDFYFLGQAVGRKFKYLRVCYSIFMYGLVASVLAYIIAILLNYSSTPPA, from the coding sequence ATGCCTCATGTAAATATTATAAAGGCTGCTGAAAATTTCATTTCAGATCTGTTCAGTGAAAAACTTTCACCAAACATGATCTATCACAACTATGCTCATACCCTTGATGTTGTTAACAATTCAATAAAAATAGGAACCAAGTCAGGTTTAAATGACAGCGAACTGGAAATAGTAACACTTGCAGCATGGTTTCACGACTCCGGTTACACGGTAACATATAACGGGCATGAAGATGCTGGAAAAGAAATTGCCGCAAAATTTCTGAATGAACATAATTATGATCCCGGCAAAATAAACCTCGTATTGGGCTGTATCAATTCAACCAAAATGCCGCAAGCGCCTCAAAACCTGATGGAACAGGTAATTTGCGACGCCGATCTTATACATTTTGGGCAGGAAGATTTTTTTGAATATTCAGAGCTATTAAAAACTGAATGGGAAACCCTGGGTATAAACCATGTCAGCGAAGCTGACTGGTATAAAGCCAGTGTGGACCTTCTTTCAACCCACAGGTTTTTTACTCAATATGCCCGCAGGAAATTTTCTCAGCAGCAATCAATTAATCTTTTAAAGGCTCAGAAAAATTACAGAAAATTATTACAGCAGGCAAACGATGAAGCCGGGAAAAAAGCCAAGCTTGAATTCGAAAAAGAAAAGCTAGAAATTGAACGGCAGAAAATTGCTTCAAGAAAAGATGAAGAGAAGCTGGCAGTTGAAAAAGAAAAGATCGCTTTCAAAAAAGAATCAGCTAAAGTAGCAGAACGCGGGATCGAAACGATGTTCCGCAATACTGTAAGGACTCATGTAGAGTTTTCAGCAATGGCTGACAGTAAAGCGAATATTATGATAACTGTAAACACTCTTATTATCAGTTTGATACTGACTAACCTTTTTTCAGAAATGCAGGAAGATTCACAGTTCTTTTTGCTTATTCCAACTGTAATGTTATTAACAGTTTGTCTTTCCTGCATAATATTCGGGATACTTGTAACAAAACCGAAAATTTCAACAGGAGTTTTTTCGCAGGAAGATATAAAATCAAGAAAAACCAACCTGCTTTTCTTTGGAAATTTTTTCAATATGCCACTTGATGACTTTCAGTGGGGTATGGATGAAATGATGCACGATAAAGATTACTTATACAGCTCTATGGTAAAAGATTTTTACTTTTTAGGACAGGCAGTAGGAAGAAAATTCAAATATTTAAGGGTATGTTACAGCATTTTCATGTATGGTCTGGTAGCATCGGTTCTGGCTTATATTATTGCTATCCTGTTAAACTATTCAAGTACACCACCGGCATAA
- a CDS encoding histidine phosphatase family protein: MMNLFLCRHAKSSWSEPGLADKERPLNERGKNDAPLMGNILKNKQEFPDLIISSPAKRALKTAKLIAEKLDYKTKNIEVNKNLYMAGINEFIDVISNINKDHKNVMLFSHNYGITDFANYISNSDIQNIPTCGIVKISFVIKNWQEIQNTKGNLQYFIYPKMFKNGI; this comes from the coding sequence ATGATGAACTTATTTTTATGCAGGCATGCCAAATCCAGCTGGTCTGAACCCGGTTTAGCAGATAAAGAACGTCCGTTGAATGAAAGGGGTAAAAATGACGCTCCTTTAATGGGAAATATTCTAAAAAACAAGCAGGAATTCCCGGATTTGATCATTTCAAGTCCCGCTAAAAGAGCTTTAAAAACCGCCAAATTAATTGCAGAAAAGCTGGACTATAAAACAAAGAATATAGAAGTTAACAAAAATCTTTACATGGCCGGAATAAATGAGTTCATTGATGTTATTTCAAATATCAATAAAGATCATAAAAATGTCATGTTATTCAGCCATAACTACGGAATTACAGATTTTGCAAATTATATAAGTAATTCAGATATTCAAAATATTCCTACCTGCGGAATAGTCAAGATAAGTTTTGTAATTAAAAACTGGCAGGAGATTCAGAATACTAAAGGAAATTTACAATACTTCATCTATCCAAAAATGTTTAAAAATGGAATATAA
- the ppk1 gene encoding polyphosphate kinase 1 — MEYKFFNRELSWLSFNHRVLQEAKDPATPLYEKIKFLAIFSSNLDEFFRVRVASLRSLLDLKKKTQKELKFDVEKLLEKLHKTVVKMQEEYGKTFADVIRPELEQNNIYLVDHTQLNIVQKEFISELFNSQVVPHIMPMIIAKKKITPFLRNQRLYLAVKLSSKQNNRTDKQLKNKRYLSAIVEIPTNHIDRFILLPKIGNNNYIMFLDDIIRYFLPNIFYGYNVHESYAVKLTRDAELYIEDEFSGNLLDKMKKSLAKRSSGAPSRFLYDRSMPASFLNFLKEALLLSDEDLYPGGKYHNFSDFFTFPNPGMNELNYPEMKPLKSKELDIKKNIFDSASEKDQLLYFPYQSYDYVINAFEQAAKDPDVRSIKITQYRVAKDSKIVNALIKAAHRGKDVTAFVEIKARFDEEINIKSAEEMQKAGVKVLYSLPGLKVHAKIALITRMENNTEKNYAYLSTGNFNEKTARLYTDYGFFTANPELADEVGKVFEALEGKENGYEFKHLLVAHYGMRQGFQAMVENEIAFAQKGLPAAITIKLNSLEDERMIKKLYEASAAGVKVNMIVRGICCLIPGVKQMSENIRGISIIDRFLEHDRVYIFNNGGDEKIYLSSADWMKRNLSRRIEVAFPVYNTELKNMIKHIVNIKLNDNVKARLIDEKQTNTYRKTESPQDHRSQYEIYDYMKHFK; from the coding sequence ATGGAATATAAATTTTTTAACCGCGAATTAAGCTGGCTATCATTCAATCACCGGGTATTACAGGAAGCAAAAGATCCTGCAACACCGCTTTATGAAAAAATAAAATTCCTTGCGATCTTTTCATCAAACCTGGATGAATTTTTCCGCGTTCGCGTGGCTTCTTTAAGATCATTGCTGGATCTAAAAAAGAAAACACAAAAAGAGCTGAAGTTTGATGTGGAAAAGCTTCTTGAAAAGCTGCATAAGACTGTAGTTAAAATGCAGGAAGAATACGGCAAAACATTTGCTGATGTTATCAGGCCTGAGCTTGAACAAAATAATATATACCTGGTAGATCACACACAGTTAAACATTGTACAAAAAGAATTTATATCGGAACTCTTCAATTCACAGGTTGTGCCGCATATTATGCCTATGATAATTGCCAAAAAGAAGATCACTCCGTTTTTAAGGAATCAAAGGCTTTACCTTGCCGTTAAATTATCTTCAAAACAGAATAACAGAACCGATAAACAACTAAAAAATAAGCGGTACCTTTCAGCAATTGTAGAAATTCCGACAAATCACATTGATAGGTTCATTCTTCTGCCTAAGATAGGCAACAATAACTATATCATGTTCCTGGATGATATTATCCGTTACTTTCTGCCAAATATTTTTTATGGATATAACGTACATGAATCTTATGCAGTAAAATTAACACGAGATGCAGAACTTTATATTGAAGATGAATTTTCAGGAAATCTGCTGGATAAAATGAAAAAAAGCCTGGCAAAGCGCTCCAGCGGAGCTCCTTCAAGATTCCTGTATGACAGGTCAATGCCGGCTTCATTTCTGAATTTTCTTAAAGAAGCACTCTTACTTTCTGATGAAGATCTTTATCCCGGGGGCAAGTATCATAACTTCAGCGACTTTTTTACTTTTCCGAACCCGGGAATGAATGAGCTGAATTACCCGGAGATGAAACCCCTTAAATCAAAAGAGCTGGATATAAAAAAGAATATATTTGATTCAGCATCAGAAAAAGACCAGCTTTTATACTTTCCTTATCAGTCATACGATTATGTTATTAATGCTTTTGAACAGGCAGCAAAAGATCCTGATGTGAGATCAATAAAGATCACACAATACAGGGTTGCTAAGGATTCAAAGATAGTGAACGCTCTTATAAAAGCTGCTCACCGCGGAAAAGATGTAACTGCATTTGTGGAAATTAAAGCCCGTTTTGATGAAGAGATCAACATTAAAAGCGCAGAAGAAATGCAGAAAGCCGGCGTGAAGGTTCTTTACAGCTTACCGGGATTAAAAGTACATGCCAAGATTGCCCTAATAACGCGTATGGAAAATAATACTGAAAAAAATTACGCATATCTTTCCACAGGAAATTTTAATGAAAAAACCGCTAGGTTATACACCGATTACGGTTTTTTTACTGCTAATCCAGAACTGGCCGACGAAGTTGGCAAAGTATTTGAAGCCCTTGAAGGCAAAGAAAACGGGTATGAATTCAAACACTTGCTGGTTGCACATTATGGAATGCGCCAGGGCTTCCAGGCGATGGTAGAAAATGAAATTGCATTTGCCCAAAAAGGCCTGCCTGCTGCAATAACAATTAAGCTTAACAGCCTGGAAGATGAAAGGATGATAAAAAAGCTTTATGAGGCAAGTGCTGCAGGGGTTAAAGTAAATATGATTGTCCGCGGTATATGCTGCCTTATTCCGGGTGTTAAACAAATGAGTGAAAATATCAGGGGTATAAGCATAATAGACAGGTTCCTTGAACATGACAGGGTATATATTTTTAATAACGGGGGTGATGAAAAAATATATTTATCAAGTGCAGACTGGATGAAACGTAATTTAAGCAGAAGAATTGAAGTTGCTTTCCCGGTATATAATACCGAGCTGAAAAACATGATAAAACATATTGTAAATATTAAGCTAAATGATAATGTAAAGGCCAGATTGATTGATGAAAAGCAGACAAACACATACCGTAAAACCGAAAGCCCTCAAGATCACAGATCTCAGTATGAAATATATGATTACATGAAGCATTTTAAATGA
- a CDS encoding potassium channel protein — protein MTNELLRKFRIPFLLLFIVLLTGTSGYWFVGGGKYSLLDCFYMTVITILTIGYGEIIDLTNNNWGRLFTILIAFTGIGTATYIISTFTALIVEGQLKETFKKRRMEKSIKKLHDHYIICGAGRVGSVILHELYTTGRACVVIDNDEEIIQLVSDKYPELIAIAGDADIEEVLEKSGIKNAAGIFASTGDDNQNLVISLTAKYLNPDIRVVARCLEAANQQKMKKAGADTVITENFIAGMRMASEMVRPTVVSFLDKMLADKDKNLRVEEILMKEKYAGKRIADIDMERFTDTLILAVLYKENWTYSPKGDHVLESGSSIVVITTPEEREKLIHHFRA, from the coding sequence ATGACAAATGAACTGCTGAGAAAATTCCGAATTCCTTTTTTATTGTTATTTATTGTTTTATTAACAGGAACTTCCGGCTATTGGTTTGTTGGCGGCGGAAAATATTCCCTTTTAGATTGTTTTTATATGACTGTAATTACAATTCTTACAATTGGTTATGGCGAAATCATTGATCTTACCAATAATAATTGGGGAAGATTATTTACAATTTTAATAGCTTTTACCGGAATTGGAACAGCAACATACATTATTTCGACTTTTACGGCCTTAATAGTGGAAGGGCAGCTAAAAGAAACTTTTAAAAAACGAAGAATGGAAAAGAGCATTAAGAAACTTCATGATCATTATATCATTTGCGGTGCCGGAAGAGTAGGCTCTGTTATATTACATGAACTTTATACAACAGGAAGAGCCTGTGTGGTTATTGATAATGATGAAGAAATAATTCAGCTTGTAAGTGATAAGTATCCTGAGCTGATTGCAATTGCCGGTGATGCCGATATTGAAGAAGTACTTGAAAAAAGCGGTATTAAAAATGCCGCAGGCATTTTTGCATCCACGGGTGATGATAACCAAAATCTTGTGATAAGCCTGACTGCCAAATATTTAAATCCGGATATTCGTGTAGTTGCAAGGTGCCTTGAAGCAGCTAATCAGCAGAAAATGAAAAAAGCCGGTGCCGATACTGTGATAACAGAGAACTTTATTGCAGGTATGAGAATGGCATCAGAAATGGTGAGGCCTACTGTAGTGAGCTTCCTGGATAAGATGCTTGCCGATAAGGATAAAAACCTGAGAGTTGAAGAAATACTGATGAAAGAAAAATATGCCGGTAAAAGAATTGCTGATATTGATATGGAAAGGTTCACTGATACATTGATACTTGCGGTTTTATATAAAGAAAACTGGACTTACAGTCCGAAGGGTGATCATGTTCTTGAATCAGGCAGCAGCATAGTTGTAATTACCACCCCTGAAGAAAGGGAAAAGCTGATACATCATTTCAGGGCGTAA
- a CDS encoding phosphatase PAP2 family protein — MKQLAGCLFFLLAINYVSYSDSTVTLKKNSLKHSKSTIIKDLGYDLKYFAIDWGAFYAAPFTSSKNLIYTSAVIGTTALVSPLDDEIRKEFSVPGPEKYAGNFLDGPTFYGYVQYPSILGGAMYTFGLLARESELRKTGRMLIQSLVYSGTLTMALRYATGRHRPFSSSGSQYEFSWFNSAGDTQSFPSGHTVVAFATSTILAEQIDTWWARGILYSFAALTGYARLHYDKHWFSDVFFGAALGFGSSMFVLSREREREKHEKQKLKKGGGFSFSPTINGINIVYGF, encoded by the coding sequence ATGAAACAATTAGCCGGTTGTCTATTTTTCTTATTAGCGATAAATTATGTTTCTTATTCAGATTCGACTGTTACACTTAAAAAAAACTCTTTAAAACACTCAAAATCCACTATTATTAAAGATCTTGGTTATGATCTGAAATATTTCGCTATTGACTGGGGAGCATTTTACGCTGCTCCGTTCACAAGCAGCAAAAATTTAATTTATACATCTGCAGTTATCGGCACAACAGCACTGGTATCACCGCTTGATGACGAAATTCGAAAAGAATTTTCTGTTCCCGGACCTGAAAAATACGCCGGAAATTTTCTGGATGGGCCGACTTTTTACGGTTACGTACAATATCCCAGTATTTTAGGGGGAGCAATGTACACATTCGGCCTGCTGGCAAGGGAAAGTGAATTAAGAAAAACGGGCAGAATGCTGATCCAGTCACTGGTTTATTCAGGTACACTAACGATGGCATTAAGATACGCAACTGGAAGACACCGTCCTTTCAGTTCATCGGGCAGCCAGTATGAATTTTCATGGTTCAATTCTGCCGGTGATACACAATCTTTTCCTTCGGGGCATACTGTGGTAGCATTTGCCACTTCTACAATACTTGCCGAACAGATTGATACATGGTGGGCCAGGGGTATATTATATTCCTTTGCAGCGCTAACAGGTTATGCCAGGCTGCATTACGATAAGCATTGGTTCAGCGATGTATTTTTTGGCGCAGCTTTGGGTTTTGGTTCTTCAATGTTTGTATTAAGCAGGGAGCGTGAGAGGGAAAAGCATGAAAAACAAAAGCTGAAAAAAGGCGGGGGTTTCTCTTTTTCTCCCACTATAAACGGTATAAATATTGTTTACGGATTTTAG
- a CDS encoding BamA/TamA family outer membrane protein, whose translation MYSQTPTEWFSGYKTITPGKEYEAGAIHELFFGSHWREVWITPVKAGIVDLSKYGGGLTPTEKGGGLQTKALKFKGNDGKEYKFRSLNKDPKKTLPLELQESIAKDVIQDQISSSNPYAGFVVNPILDAAGVFHSEYTLVVLPDDPLLGEFRKEFSGLPGIMEIVPDEAQFEGSDKVIGTVKLLDRLNKEFDESVDSRSFLKARLLDIFLGDWDRHKDQWKWIRYDNGDKKTYVPFPMDRDQAFSKFDGLLPFIAEQNVPQLNNFGYSFPKLRYMTWSGRYLDQRFLSFLTKDTWDEVTNDVLGKLTDDVIKNAVKQLPPEVYNIAKDEIISKLISRRDNLKEASGDYYELVNSVVDIFLTDKDDFIRVGFNPVTNTFDYGKEQEDFTEITIFKGKESSEGILDKSEIIKQKRFSNELTEEIRIYMQDGDDESVITGKSDYAPKIRIIGGDGRDIVKNSTGENILFYDDGKKSETSGNVSEDNSKYVPEYEKMEKYLKSNKDRISKDERKKYEEKIANLKYDPVNPPDKFNMSSFIPLFLYNPDIGPLFGGTYSYRKYGFRMDPYLYKLNFTAGYAPKKKSLTGLVADLDFDFNGILKNATVNFHFRKSGLEINNYFGQGNNSLFNNNEYESNQYEVIHEEFTLDPSVTWPGNSILNYRAGITYKNFDVKQSDTIDYTLTGVTTSPVNLMGFNAGITLDARDHRTAPFKGYFLQVNGAYFPGLFEKNYSFGRVSGDLRGYLGYKQNISLGIRLWGEKIIGDYPFFESAFLGGSRLLRGFAGERFAGDGALLGSAELRLKLFDMNILLPETVGIFTFAESGRVFVKGESSNLWHTSYGAGIFMFLLNRDITFRFTAARSKERQKVFYFGTGFSF comes from the coding sequence ATGTACTCTCAAACGCCCACTGAGTGGTTTTCAGGGTATAAAACAATTACCCCGGGGAAGGAATATGAAGCAGGAGCTATCCATGAATTATTTTTTGGCTCACACTGGCGAGAAGTTTGGATAACACCTGTGAAGGCGGGTATTGTTGACCTTTCTAAATATGGCGGCGGATTAACCCCTACTGAAAAGGGCGGCGGACTTCAGACAAAAGCTTTGAAATTCAAAGGCAATGACGGCAAAGAATACAAATTCAGATCTTTGAATAAAGATCCTAAAAAAACCCTTCCTTTAGAGCTTCAGGAATCCATTGCTAAAGATGTGATCCAGGATCAGATTAGTTCATCAAATCCATATGCAGGTTTTGTTGTTAATCCTATACTTGATGCAGCTGGAGTTTTTCATTCTGAATATACCCTTGTTGTTTTACCGGATGACCCGCTGCTTGGTGAATTCAGGAAAGAGTTCAGCGGCTTACCCGGTATTATGGAAATTGTGCCTGATGAAGCTCAGTTTGAAGGTTCTGATAAAGTTATTGGTACTGTAAAGCTGCTGGATAGGCTCAACAAAGAATTTGATGAATCCGTTGACAGCAGGTCATTTTTAAAAGCAAGGCTGCTTGATATTTTCTTGGGTGATTGGGACAGGCACAAAGACCAATGGAAATGGATTCGGTATGATAACGGTGATAAAAAAACATATGTACCGTTTCCAATGGATAGAGACCAGGCATTTTCAAAGTTTGACGGTTTATTGCCTTTCATTGCGGAGCAAAATGTACCACAGCTGAATAATTTTGGATACAGTTTCCCAAAACTGCGGTATATGACATGGAGCGGGAGATACCTTGATCAAAGGTTTTTAAGTTTCCTGACTAAAGATACCTGGGATGAAGTTACAAATGATGTGCTTGGAAAATTAACCGATGATGTTATAAAAAATGCTGTGAAACAGCTGCCGCCTGAAGTATATAATATTGCTAAAGATGAGATTATTTCTAAGCTTATATCCCGGAGAGATAATCTCAAAGAAGCTTCCGGTGATTATTATGAACTGGTAAATTCCGTTGTAGATATCTTTCTTACTGATAAGGATGATTTCATCAGGGTGGGATTTAACCCCGTTACAAACACTTTCGATTACGGTAAAGAACAAGAGGATTTCACTGAGATAACAATTTTTAAAGGAAAGGAAAGCAGCGAAGGTATTCTGGATAAAAGTGAAATTATCAAACAGAAAAGATTCAGCAATGAGCTGACAGAAGAGATAAGGATCTATATGCAGGATGGAGATGATGAATCCGTAATTACCGGGAAATCTGATTATGCGCCAAAAATAAGGATTATTGGGGGAGATGGCAGGGATATTGTAAAAAATTCAACCGGTGAAAATATACTTTTTTATGATGACGGAAAAAAATCTGAAACCAGCGGTAATGTATCTGAGGATAACAGTAAATATGTACCTGAATATGAAAAAATGGAAAAATATTTAAAAAGCAATAAAGACCGGATTTCAAAAGATGAAAGAAAAAAATATGAAGAGAAAATTGCTAATCTAAAATATGATCCTGTAAATCCTCCTGATAAATTCAATATGTCAAGTTTTATCCCGTTATTTTTATATAACCCGGATATTGGTCCCTTATTTGGCGGAACTTACAGTTATCGCAAATATGGTTTCAGGATGGATCCGTATTTATATAAACTTAACTTTACTGCAGGTTACGCGCCTAAAAAAAAGAGCCTGACCGGTTTAGTGGCAGATCTGGATTTCGACTTTAACGGAATATTAAAGAATGCAACCGTTAATTTTCATTTCAGAAAGTCCGGGCTTGAAATAAATAATTACTTTGGGCAGGGGAATAATTCTTTATTCAATAATAATGAATATGAAAGTAATCAATACGAGGTTATTCATGAGGAGTTTACTTTGGATCCATCTGTTACCTGGCCCGGAAACAGTATTTTGAATTACAGGGCTGGTATTACTTATAAAAATTTTGATGTCAAACAAAGTGATACTATTGATTATACATTAACCGGTGTAACAACATCACCCGTAAATCTCATGGGCTTTAATGCCGGTATTACCCTTGATGCCCGGGATCATAGAACAGCCCCCTTCAAGGGATATTTCTTACAGGTAAACGGAGCTTACTTTCCCGGATTGTTTGAGAAAAATTATAGTTTTGGCAGGGTATCTGGCGACCTGAGGGGATATTTGGGATATAAGCAAAATATATCTCTTGGCATCAGGCTATGGGGAGAAAAAATTATCGGAGATTATCCGTTTTTTGAATCAGCTTTTTTGGGAGGTTCCCGGCTCTTGAGAGGATTTGCAGGAGAAAGATTTGCCGGTGATGGTGCTTTATTGGGTTCTGCAGAGCTGAGACTAAAGCTGTTTGATATGAATATTCTTTTACCTGAAACTGTAGGGATTTTTACATTTGCTGAATCAGGAAGGGTTTTTGTAAAAGGGGAATCATCCAATTTATGGCATACAAGCTATGGTGCCGGAATTTTTATGTTTTTACTAAACCGGGATATTACATTCAGGTTCACCGCTGCAAGATCTAAAGAAAGACAAAAGGTATTTTATTTCGGAACCGGGTTTTCATTCTAA
- a CDS encoding adenylate/guanylate cyclase domain-containing protein encodes MSFKKNTAVKLKNILYVTFFGGIIGTLFTCIAFGFDIERAIKGFIAGIMITSLSAYFETFIFKGKLKKLRFSIILLLRSLTYITIISFSVLLVWIVHESMLNSRGLIATILTDDFRKFITGVFPFIFLFAFSFSFLMNFLIQINDLLGKGVLLSYITGKYHKPKMEERFFMFLDLESSTTIAETIGPLKYHEFMNSYFFDINDPIIESKGEIYQYVGDEVVISWKKSSGIKNLNCIKCYFDIKRKIDSLQDKYIKDFGLIPGFKGGIHYGEVVIGEVGDSRKEIVFHGDVMNTASRIQGQAKVFNRQLLISEDALKYLNLRDVYKSADLGIFKLKGKETETVIYDITE; translated from the coding sequence ATGTCATTTAAAAAAAATACAGCGGTCAAGCTTAAAAATATTTTATACGTGACATTTTTCGGCGGAATTATTGGTACTTTGTTTACCTGTATTGCTTTCGGGTTTGATATCGAGCGGGCAATTAAAGGTTTTATTGCAGGTATAATGATCACTTCACTTAGTGCATATTTTGAAACTTTTATTTTTAAAGGAAAATTAAAAAAGCTCAGATTCTCAATAATTTTACTGTTGCGGTCATTGACTTATATTACAATAATTTCATTTTCAGTGCTTCTGGTTTGGATAGTTCATGAATCTATGTTAAACAGCAGGGGATTAATTGCGACAATATTAACTGATGATTTCAGGAAATTTATTACAGGGGTTTTTCCGTTTATTTTTTTATTCGCCTTTTCTTTCAGCTTTTTAATGAATTTTCTTATCCAAATTAATGACCTGCTGGGCAAAGGTGTGCTTTTAAGCTATATAACTGGTAAATATCACAAACCGAAGATGGAAGAAAGGTTCTTTATGTTCCTTGATCTTGAATCTTCAACAACTATTGCTGAAACTATAGGTCCGCTGAAATATCATGAATTCATGAACAGCTATTTTTTTGATATAAACGATCCGATCATAGAATCTAAAGGTGAAATTTATCAATATGTTGGTGATGAAGTGGTTATCAGCTGGAAAAAAAGCAGCGGCATCAAGAATCTAAACTGTATAAAGTGTTATTTTGATATTAAAAGGAAAATAGATTCACTGCAGGATAAATATATTAAAGATTTCGGTTTGATACCCGGGTTTAAAGGTGGTATACATTATGGCGAAGTTGTTATCGGTGAAGTTGGTGATTCACGCAAAGAAATAGTATTTCACGGTGATGTTATGAATACTGCTTCGCGTATCCAGGGACAGGCTAAGGTGTTTAACCGGCAGCTGCTGATCTCAGAAGATGCCTTAAAATATCTGAATCTAAGGGATGTTTATAAATCTGCTGATCTTGGTATTTTTAAGCTGAAAGGTAAAGAAACAGAAACAGTTATTTATGATATTACTGAATAA
- a CDS encoding ligase-associated DNA damage response exonuclease: MKSKLLKFTKLGLYCPRADLYIDPAGKTNKAVITHAHSDHVRRGSANYLAHPVTAELIKHRLGNKINVQGLEYGKVININGVKISLHPAGHVPGSSQVRLESSGEIAVISGDYKTENDSLSTPFEPVKCNLFVTESTFALPVYKWEEQETIYKQINNWWARNSSAGIVSILCGYSIGKAQRIIKHLDTTLGKIYTHSVIEDVNDILRRCNLNLPRTYRINENASYDELKGNIVIAPPSFTNREWLSNIRKYSIGYASGWFKTRRAWGRQSVDIGFVLSDHSDWDGLNRSVLDTEAEIVYATHGFTGQFVKYLRENNIDAYELNNHEV; this comes from the coding sequence TTGAAATCTAAATTATTAAAATTCACAAAGCTTGGGCTTTACTGCCCCCGTGCAGATCTTTATATTGATCCTGCAGGAAAGACAAATAAGGCAGTTATTACACATGCTCACAGCGATCACGTCAGGAGAGGTTCAGCTAATTATTTAGCTCATCCTGTAACTGCTGAACTTATAAAGCACCGGCTTGGAAATAAAATAAATGTTCAGGGGCTTGAATACGGTAAAGTTATAAATATTAACGGTGTAAAAATATCTTTACATCCTGCGGGACATGTTCCGGGCTCTTCACAGGTAAGGCTTGAAAGTTCAGGGGAGATAGCTGTGATAAGCGGTGATTATAAAACTGAAAATGACAGCTTAAGTACACCATTTGAGCCTGTAAAATGCAATTTGTTCGTAACTGAATCAACCTTCGCTTTGCCTGTTTATAAATGGGAAGAGCAGGAAACAATTTACAAACAAATCAACAATTGGTGGGCAAGAAACAGCTCAGCAGGAATTGTTTCAATTCTTTGCGGCTACTCAATAGGCAAAGCACAGAGAATAATTAAACACCTCGATACAACACTTGGTAAGATCTATACGCATTCAGTAATTGAAGATGTAAACGATATTCTGAGAAGATGTAATTTAAATCTGCCGCGAACATACAGAATTAATGAAAACGCTTCTTATGATGAACTGAAAGGGAACATAGTTATAGCACCGCCTTCATTTACAAATAGGGAGTGGCTAAGCAATATCCGTAAATATTCGATCGGGTATGCATCCGGATGGTTTAAAACACGCAGAGCTTGGGGCAGGCAATCCGTTGATATAGGTTTTGTATTATCAGATCATTCAGATTGGGATGGCTTAAACAGATCAGTGCTTGATACCGAAGCAGAAATTGTTTATGCAACTCATGGTTTTACGGGGCAATTTGTTAAGTATCTCCGTGAAAACAATATTGATGCATATGAACTGAATAACCATGAAGTGTAA